From a single Vicugna pacos chromosome 4, VicPac4, whole genome shotgun sequence genomic region:
- the KCNT1 gene encoding potassium channel subfamily T member 1 encodes MSDLDSEVLPLPPRYRFRDLLLGDQSFQNDDRVQVEFYVNENTFKERLKLFFIKNQRSSLRIRLFNFSLKLLTCLLYIVRVLLDDPALGIGCWGCPKQNYTYNESSSEINWAPILWVERKMPLWAIQVIVAIISFLETMLLIYLSYKGNIWEQIFRVSFILEMINTLPFIITIFWAPLRNLFIPVFLNCWLAKHALENMINDFHRAILRTQSAMFNQVLILFCTLLCLVFTGTCGIQHLERAGDNLSLLTSFYFCIVTFSTVGYGDVTPKIWPSQLLVVVMICVALVVLPLQFEELVYLWMERQKSGGNYSRHRAQTEKHVILCVSSLKIDLLMDFLNEFYAHPRLQDYYVVILCPTEMDIQVRRVLQIPLWSQRVIYLQGSALKDQDLMRAKMDNGEACFILSSRNEVDRTAADHQTILRAWAVKDFAPNCPLYVQILKPENKFHVKFADHVVCEEECKYAMLALNCICPATSTLITLLVHTSRGQEGQESPEQWQRMYGRCSGNEVYHIRMGDSKFFREYQGKSFTYAAFHSHKKYGVCLIGLKREENKSILLNPGPRHILAASDTCFYINITKEENSAFIFKQEEKQKKKGFSGPGLYHGPPHLPVRSVLASMGTVAMDLQSTECRPAQSSGGGEGSKLALPTENGSGSRRPSIAPVLELADSSALLPCDLLSDQSEDEMTPSDDEGLSVVEYVKGYPPNSPYIGSSPTLCHLLPVKAPFCCLRLDKGCKHNSYEDAKAYGFKNKLIIVSAETAGNGLYNFIVPLRAYYRPRRELNPIVLLLDNKPDHHFLEAICCFPMVYYMEGSVDNLDSLLQCGIIYADNLVVVDKESTMSAEEDYMADAKTIVNVQTMFRLFPSLSITTELTHPSNMRFMQFRAKDSYSLALSKLEKRERENGSNLAFMFRLPFAAGRVFSISMLDTLLYQSFVKDYMIPITRLLLGLDTTPGSGYLCAMKITEDDLWIRTYGRLFQKLCSSSAEIPIGIYRTQCHVFSTSESQVSVSVEDCEDTREVKGPWGSRVGGSGGSAHGRQTAGSDPAEHPLLRRKSLPWARRLSRKGPRHSGKAAAEWISQQRLSLYQRSERQELSELVKNRMKHLGLPTTGYEDVANLTASDVMNRVNLGYLQDEMNDHQNTLSYVLINPPPDTRLEPNDIVYLIRSDPLAHVASGAKSRKSSCSNRLASCNPETRDETQL; translated from the exons GGTCCAGGTGGAGTTCTACGTCAACGAGAACACCTTCAAGGAGCGGCTCAAGCTGTTCTTCATCAAAAACCAAAGATCCA GCCTGAGGATCCGACTGTTCAACTTCTCCCTGAAGCTGCTCACCTGCCTGCTCTACATCGTCCGAGTGCTGCTCGATGACCCAGCCCTGGGGATCGGATG CTGGGGCTGCCCCAAGCAGAACTACACCTACAATGAGTCGTCCTCCGAGATCAATTG ggcCCCCATCCTGTGGGTGGAGAGAAAGATGCCTCTGTGGGCCATTCAG gtcaTCGTGGCCATAATCAGCTTTCTGGAGACCATGCTCCTCATTTACCTCAGCTACAAA GGCAACATCTGGGAGCAGATCTTCCGCGTGTCCTTCATCCTGGAGATGATCAACACACTGCCCTTCATCATCACG ATATTCTGGGCCCCACTGCGGAATTTGTTCATCCCCGTGTTTCTCAACTGCTGGCTGGCCAAACACGCCCTGGAAAACATGATC AACGACTTCCACCGCGCCATCCTGCGCACCCAGTCAGCCATGTTCAACCAGGTCCTCATCCTCTTCTGCACCCTGCTGTGCCTGGTCTTCACGGG GACCTGTGGCATCCAGCACCTGGAGCGTGCGGGCGACAACCTGTCACTCCTGACTTCCTTCTACTTCTGCATCGTCACCTTCTCCACCGTGGGCTACGGAGACGTGACCCCCAAGATTTGGCCATCCCAGCTGCTGGTGGTTGTCATGATCTGTGTGGCCCTTGTGGTCCTCCCACTGCAG TTTGAGGAGCTCGTCTACCTGTGGATGGAGCGGCAGAAATCAGGAGGCAACTACAGCCGCCACCGGGCCCAGACGGAGAAGCACGTGATCCTGTGCGTCAGCTCCCTCAAGATCGACCTGCTCATGGACTTCCTGAACGAGTTCTATGCCCATCCCCGGCTGCAG GACTATTACGTTGTCATCCTGTGTCCCACTGAGATGGACATCCAGGTTCGCAGGGTCCTGCAGATACCCCTGTGGTCCCAGCGGGTCATCTACCTCCAGGGCTCCGCACTCAAGGACCAAGACCTCATGCGGGCCAA GATGGACAACGGGGAGGCCTGCTTTATCCTCAGCAGCCGGAACGAGGTGGATCGCACAGCAGCG gaccACCAGACCATCCTGCGCGCCTGGGCCGTGAAGGACTTTGCCCCCAACTGCCCCCTGTACGTCCAGATCCTCAAGCCCGAGAACAAGTTTCACGTCAAGTTTGCAG ACCACGTGGTGTGTGAGGAGGAATGCAAGTACGCCATGCTGGCACTAAACTGCATCTGCCCGGCCACGTCCACCCTCATCACGCTGCTGGTGCACACATCCCGCGGCCA AGAAGGCCAGGAGTCGCCGGAGCAGTGGCAGCGCATGTACGGTCGCTGCTCAGGCAACGAGGTCTACCACATACGCATGGGGGACAGCAAGTTCTTCCGCGAGTACCAGGGCAAGAGCTTCACCTACGCTGCCTTCCACTCCCACAAGAA GTATGGCGTGTGCCTCATTGGCCTGAAGCGGGAGGAGAACAAGAGCATCCTGCTGAACCCGGGGCCGCGGCACATCCTGGCCGCCTCCGACACCTGCTTCTACATCAACATCACCAAGGAGGAGAACTCTGCTTTCATCTTCAAGCAGGAGGAAAAGCAGAAGAAGAAGGGCTTCTCGGGGCCGGGGCTGTACCACGGGCCGCCCCACCTGCCCGTGCGCAGCGTCCTCGCCTCCATGG GGACCGTGGCCATGGACCTCCAAAGCACGGAGTGCCGgcctgcacagagcagcgggGGCGGCGAGGGCAGCAAGCTGGCACTCCCGACGGAGAACGGCTCCGGCAGCCGGCGGCCCAGCATCGCGCCTGTCCTGGAGCTGGCCGACAGCTCCGCCCTGCTGCCCTGCGACCTGCTGAGTGACCAGTCAGAGGATGAGATGACGCCGTCGGACGACGAGGGGCTGTCTGTGGTGGA gtaCGTGAAGGGCTACCCCCCCAACTCGCCCTACATCGGCAGCTCCCCCACCCTGTGCCACCTTCTGCCTGTGAAGGCCCCCTTCTGCTGCCTGCGACTGGACAAG GGCTGCAAGCACAACAGCTACGAAGACGCCAAGGCCTATGGCTTCAAGAACAAGCTGATCATCGTCTCGGCGGAGACAGCGGGCAACGGACTGTACAACTTCATCGTGCCACTCCGGGCCTACTACCGGCCCCGCAGGGAGCTCAACCCCATCGTGCTGCTGCTGGACAACAA GCCCGACCACCACTTCCTGGAGGCCATCTGCTGCTTCCCCATGGTCTACTATATGGAGGGCTCTGTGGACAA CCTGGACAGCCTGCTGCAGTGTGGCATCATCTACGCCGACAACCTGGTAGTGGTGGACAAGGAGAGCACCATGAGCGCCGAGGAGGACTACATGGCCGACGCCAAGACCATCGTCAACGTGCAGACCATGTTCCG GCTCTTCCCCAGCCTCAGCATCACCACAGAACTCACCCACCCGTCCAACATGCGCTTCATGCAGTTCCGCGCCAAGGACAGCTACTCTCTGGCtctttccaaactggaaaag AGGGAGCGGGAGAATGGCTCCAACCTGGCCTTCATGTTCCGCCTGCCGTTCGCCGCCGGCCGCGTCTTCAGCATCAGCATGCTGGACACATTACTGTATCAG TCGTTTGTGAAAGACTACATGATCCCCATCACCAGGCTGCTGCTGGGCCTGGACACCACGCCGGGCTCCGGCTACCTCTGTGCC ATGAAGATCACCGAGGATGACCTGTGGATCCGCACCTACGGCCGCCTCTTCCAGAAGCTGTGCTCCTCCAGCGCCGAGATCCCCATCGGTATCTACAGGACCCAGTGCCACGTCTTCTCCACCTCAGAG TCCCAGGTCTCTGTGAGCGTGGAGGACTGCGAGGACACGCGGGAAGTGAAGGGGCCCTGGGGCTCGCGGGtgggcggcagcggcggcagcgccCACGGACGGCAGACAGCAGGCAGCGACCCGGCTGAGCACCCGCTCCTGCGGCGCAAGAGCCTGCCGTGGGCACGGAGACTGAGCCGCAAGGGCCCCCGGCACTCGGGGAAGGCGGCAGCCGAGTGGATCAGCCAGCAGCGGCTCAGCCTGTACCAGCGCTCCGAGCGGCAGGAGCTCTCCGAGCTGGTTAAAAACCGCATGAAGCACCTGGGGCTGCCCACCACTGGCTATG AGGATGTAGCAAATTTAACAGCCAGTGATGTCATGAATCGGGTAAACCTGGGATATTTGCAAG ACGAGATGAATGACCACCAGAACACCCTCTCCTACGTCCTCATCAACCCCCCGCCTGACACGAGGCTGGAGCCCAACGACATCGT GTATCTCATCCGCTCCGACCCCCTGGCCCACGTGGCCAGCGGCGCCAAGAGCCGGAAGAGCAGCTGTAGCAACAGGCTGGCCTCCTGCAACCCGGAGACGCGGGATGAGACGCAGCTTTGA